In Haloarcula salinisoli, one genomic interval encodes:
- a CDS encoding carbon starvation CstA family protein encodes MVQVIWLVAATLLTFSIGYLGYSRYLSQFVELDDDNETPAHKYEDGQEYVPSKKPVLLGHHYSSIAGGAPIVGPITAGVVWGWVPALLWIAIGNPLMGAVHDFVSLSGSLRHEGKSIGYIIGEYVGERGKNMLLWFAFLTIILVVAVFALVVAIVFNAYPAAATASFVYIALALIFGVYLYQLDLPFIPGTAVFVSAVFAGVWVGITYPIALFPAAEAGAYPADTIVLFGSGLASLVPAAGTLGANTAAWIPVVLVYAAIASVLPVWTLLQPRDFLSSFLLYAGVGGTLLAIIVGTVFGTSAQPLDIALEPYYGFMGTASLPLFPLLFVTIACGTISGFHSLVSSGTTAKQLNKESDARAIGYGGMLGEGLLATVALGTVAIAGVTAGGGIGRALPNFASGGSVMLTSFGIPTAVGAPFMALVLVSFLLTSTDTAVRLGRYMAEEIVGTPDATSDAVRTAQSVGTNRYSNAVIQCLVAYALVASGSWASLWPLFGGANQLLAALALLTATVWLANWDSDKQLISTGVPMALMTVVTICALLYLALYQNLYQQFILGGFAESAGLVARLSVGVQILLALVLVGLALSLVGIGYRNIRDVHEQPAATPADD; translated from the coding sequence ATGGTACAGGTGATCTGGCTCGTCGCCGCCACACTCTTGACGTTCAGTATCGGCTACCTCGGGTACTCACGGTACCTCTCGCAGTTCGTCGAACTCGACGACGACAACGAGACACCGGCCCACAAGTACGAGGACGGACAGGAGTACGTCCCCTCGAAGAAGCCGGTGTTGCTCGGCCACCACTACTCCAGTATCGCCGGCGGGGCGCCAATCGTCGGGCCCATCACTGCCGGCGTCGTCTGGGGATGGGTGCCCGCGTTGCTGTGGATCGCCATCGGCAACCCGCTGATGGGGGCGGTCCACGACTTCGTCTCACTGTCGGGGAGCCTGCGCCACGAGGGCAAGTCCATCGGCTACATCATCGGCGAGTACGTCGGCGAGCGGGGCAAGAATATGCTGCTGTGGTTCGCCTTCCTCACCATCATCCTCGTGGTCGCGGTGTTCGCCCTGGTCGTCGCCATCGTGTTCAACGCCTATCCCGCAGCGGCGACGGCCAGTTTCGTCTACATCGCGCTGGCGCTGATATTCGGCGTCTACCTCTACCAGCTGGACCTGCCCTTTATCCCCGGAACGGCCGTCTTCGTCTCCGCCGTCTTCGCCGGCGTCTGGGTCGGCATCACCTACCCAATCGCGCTGTTCCCGGCCGCCGAAGCCGGGGCCTACCCCGCCGATACCATCGTTCTCTTTGGCTCCGGGCTCGCCTCGCTGGTGCCGGCGGCCGGCACCCTCGGGGCCAACACCGCCGCGTGGATTCCGGTCGTCCTCGTCTACGCTGCCATCGCATCGGTGCTCCCGGTGTGGACGCTGCTGCAACCCCGTGACTTCCTCTCGTCGTTCCTGCTGTACGCCGGCGTCGGCGGGACGCTGCTTGCCATCATCGTCGGCACCGTCTTCGGTACCTCGGCCCAGCCCCTGGACATCGCGCTGGAACCGTACTACGGATTCATGGGCACCGCGAGCCTGCCACTCTTTCCGCTTCTGTTCGTCACTATCGCCTGTGGCACCATCAGCGGCTTCCACTCGCTGGTCTCCTCTGGGACGACGGCCAAACAGCTCAACAAGGAGTCGGACGCCCGCGCCATCGGCTACGGCGGGATGCTCGGGGAGGGGCTGCTGGCGACGGTCGCGCTGGGGACGGTCGCCATCGCCGGCGTCACCGCCGGCGGCGGTATCGGCCGTGCGCTGCCGAACTTCGCCTCCGGCGGCTCGGTCATGCTGACGAGCTTCGGCATCCCGACGGCCGTCGGTGCCCCGTTCATGGCGCTCGTTCTGGTGAGCTTCTTGCTGACCTCGACTGACACCGCAGTCCGGCTGGGCCGGTACATGGCCGAGGAGATAGTCGGCACCCCCGACGCGACGAGCGACGCCGTCCGGACGGCCCAGTCCGTCGGTACCAACCGCTACAGCAACGCCGTCATCCAGTGTCTGGTCGCCTACGCGCTGGTCGCAAGCGGCTCCTGGGCGAGCCTCTGGCCGCTGTTTGGCGGTGCGAACCAGCTGCTGGCCGCGCTCGCCCTGCTGACCGCGACGGTGTGGCTGGCCAACTGGGACTCGGACAAACAGCTCATCAGCACCGGCGTCCCGATGGCGCTGATGACCGTCGTCACCATCTGTGCGCTGCTGTATCTCGCCCTGTACCAGAACCTCTACCAGCAGTTCATCCTGGGCGGGTTCGCCGAGAGCGCGGGGCTGGTCGCCCGGCTCTCCGTCGGCGTCCAGATACTCCTCGCATTGGTGCTGGTCGGCCTGGCGCTGTCACTCGTAGGCATCGGTTACCGGAACATTCGCGACGTACACGAACAGCCGGCCGCGACCCCCGCTGACGACTGA
- a CDS encoding type I 3-dehydroquinate dehydratase: protein MDFSSFRLLAAGADLAMEPHARADADGIELRMDFAADPLDQLAGYDGDLPVLVTNRVGWEGGEADDTAERLDLLERAVEFDAVTAVDLELAALSGEGDHDADRVADHARDHGASVVVSTHDFEATPDRDAIVDRLERACDYGDVGKMASTAHSPDDVLAMLGATRELTAGGETVATMCMGEAGRHSRAVAPLYGSRIGYAPVDPAAATAPGQYDLATLRSLVDQLESE, encoded by the coding sequence ATGGATTTCAGTTCGTTCCGGCTGCTCGCGGCCGGTGCCGACCTCGCGATGGAGCCCCACGCGCGGGCCGACGCCGACGGTATCGAGTTGCGAATGGACTTCGCCGCCGACCCGCTCGACCAGCTGGCCGGCTACGACGGCGACCTGCCGGTGCTCGTGACCAACCGCGTCGGCTGGGAGGGCGGCGAGGCCGACGACACCGCCGAGCGACTCGACCTGCTCGAACGCGCCGTCGAGTTCGATGCCGTCACCGCCGTGGACCTCGAACTCGCCGCCCTTTCCGGCGAGGGCGACCACGACGCGGACCGTGTCGCCGACCACGCACGCGACCACGGCGCGTCGGTGGTCGTCTCGACCCACGACTTCGAGGCGACACCGGACCGGGACGCCATCGTCGACCGCCTCGAACGGGCCTGCGACTACGGCGACGTCGGGAAGATGGCCTCGACTGCACACTCGCCCGACGACGTACTGGCGATGCTGGGTGCGACACGCGAACTGACCGCTGGCGGCGAGACCGTCGCGACGATGTGCATGGGCGAGGCCGGCCGCCACTCCCGGGCCGTCGCACCCCTCTATGGCTCGCGTATCGGCTACGCGCCGGTCGACCCGGCAGCGGCGACCGCACCGGGTCAGTACGACCTGGCGACGCTGCGGTCGCTCGTCGACCAGCTCGAGAGCGAGTGA
- a CDS encoding right-handed parallel beta-helix repeat-containing protein — protein sequence MTQTRTIVLVALLVVSVVAVSATLLGGDGPQQVGGENQAGDSVDYSAVSDQLDTAASVDATQSDQPDNLSADERTAATQGAQAGINLTQRQGVTVTQEQRQAAIDAARLAASQQQNASVEQIQAAATGASHGALLQSQSANVTQLQTAIYGSTAGSLTQTQSANVTQVQAAAYGAAHGSVAQSQRVNVTQIQRAAIGSAAGAAGAQSQTVTVSQVQEAAQGAAYGSLTGNQSVSVTQIQAAAFGAAGGGATGAGDQDLKKVQEASLGAASGALVQSQSVSVTQIQAAARGACRGALTAGQEASVSQIQAAAAGASQGTVIQIQQVQVLQVQTVAQSAASGSISQFQRASVTQIQSAAKGAGEGGLSLVQRQQVTVEQLQVQTERAASDAAGTAAEINIDNEQTIEVYATGAVESDRPDDGDEDGLRSLFASADDDRIFLANPNDVAVTVTVTGGENPQTVTLAAGESTTVDLDPGTYTLTAENSEGDTVQIAGRDELTLSVGAALQSLTATVDNRTLTVGNPNDDRVRVTASADGEAVARFEVPRNFEASQRLDPGTYTLTAETTDGRSVPIDGSDQATVTVAGPPTETVTETPTETPTEAVTETPTETPTETPTEAVTETPTETPTETPTETVTETPTETPTETPTETVTETPNETPNAASPVIDSCRNISEPGSYELAGDIQADGTASCLVVTASDVTIDGNGYSVDGSAGSADSATGIAVPSESRAENVTVRNVEVRGWDIGISTLPAFDAGVGLTVEDTVVADNGQGLRFTEADETSLSNLTIEANDEGVFALEGATELRDSVVRDNAGNGVSASQANDLVMTNVEVTDNGGTGVLVSNEGQTGRLANVVVSDNAGPGVAIGSDTSTTIVDSRIENNAVGINTTPDSGPAADLTIDATVVQGNNGPEIDVPGQSIDATGLRLAETTTVGIDAQGVTLDAVEQGGLPPVDNGTLAGPGLNASTLEGSVQATIGTDTAANATLWRYDGSAWAPVAGSTATDGGVTAQLTEAGLYAPVVPEVQTPTPTATPNETETPTPTETETPTETETETPTPTETETPTSTETETPTPTETETPTPTETETETPEPTPEPTPEPTPEPTPEPTPEPTPEPTPEPTPEPTPEPTPEPTPEPTPEPTPEPEPEPTPEPEPDDETTPLETLSRLLP from the coding sequence ATGACACAAACCCGGACTATCGTACTCGTCGCCCTGCTGGTCGTGAGCGTCGTCGCGGTGTCGGCCACCCTGCTCGGAGGCGACGGTCCCCAGCAGGTCGGCGGAGAGAACCAGGCGGGTGACTCGGTCGACTACAGCGCCGTGAGCGACCAGCTGGACACAGCCGCGTCGGTCGACGCGACCCAGAGTGACCAGCCAGACAATCTCTCCGCGGACGAGCGGACTGCCGCGACACAGGGCGCACAGGCCGGTATCAACCTGACCCAGCGCCAGGGCGTCACTGTCACGCAGGAACAGCGGCAGGCGGCCATCGACGCCGCGCGCCTCGCTGCGAGTCAGCAGCAAAACGCCTCGGTCGAGCAGATACAGGCCGCCGCGACGGGGGCGAGCCACGGGGCATTGCTCCAGAGCCAGTCGGCGAACGTCACGCAGCTCCAGACAGCCATCTACGGGAGCACCGCCGGCTCGCTCACACAGACCCAGTCGGCGAACGTCACACAGGTCCAGGCGGCGGCCTACGGCGCGGCCCACGGCTCGGTCGCCCAATCCCAGCGGGTCAACGTGACACAGATACAGCGCGCTGCAATCGGGTCGGCCGCGGGCGCCGCTGGGGCCCAGTCACAGACCGTCACCGTCTCACAGGTCCAGGAAGCCGCTCAGGGGGCCGCCTACGGCTCGCTCACGGGGAACCAGTCTGTCTCTGTCACGCAGATACAGGCAGCGGCCTTTGGCGCGGCCGGTGGCGGTGCTACGGGTGCCGGTGACCAGGACCTGAAGAAGGTCCAGGAGGCGTCGCTGGGCGCCGCCTCGGGCGCGCTCGTCCAGAGTCAGTCCGTCTCTGTCACCCAGATACAGGCCGCTGCTCGCGGCGCCTGCCGCGGTGCGCTCACGGCCGGCCAGGAAGCGTCGGTCTCCCAGATTCAGGCCGCGGCCGCTGGCGCGAGCCAGGGGACGGTCATCCAGATACAGCAGGTACAGGTCCTGCAGGTACAGACTGTCGCACAGAGCGCCGCGAGCGGTTCCATCTCGCAGTTCCAGCGCGCAAGCGTCACGCAGATACAGTCGGCCGCCAAGGGCGCCGGTGAGGGTGGGCTCTCGCTCGTACAGCGCCAGCAGGTCACGGTCGAGCAGCTGCAGGTCCAGACCGAACGCGCGGCCTCTGACGCCGCCGGCACGGCCGCGGAGATAAATATCGACAACGAGCAGACAATCGAGGTGTACGCCACGGGTGCCGTCGAATCGGACCGGCCCGACGACGGTGACGAGGACGGCCTCCGGAGCCTGTTCGCCTCGGCCGACGACGACCGTATCTTCCTCGCGAATCCCAACGACGTGGCCGTAACGGTGACCGTGACGGGCGGCGAGAACCCACAGACGGTGACGCTCGCCGCCGGCGAGTCGACCACGGTCGACCTCGACCCCGGCACGTACACGCTGACGGCCGAGAACAGCGAGGGTGACACCGTCCAGATTGCCGGCCGCGACGAACTCACGCTCTCGGTCGGCGCGGCGCTCCAGAGCCTGACCGCGACCGTCGACAATCGGACGCTGACGGTCGGGAACCCGAACGACGACCGCGTGCGGGTCACCGCCAGCGCCGACGGCGAGGCCGTCGCCCGGTTCGAGGTCCCGCGCAACTTCGAGGCGAGCCAGCGGCTAGACCCCGGTACCTACACGCTGACCGCCGAGACGACCGACGGGCGGTCGGTCCCAATCGACGGCTCCGACCAGGCGACTGTCACGGTCGCCGGGCCGCCGACGGAGACGGTGACTGAAACGCCGACGGAGACACCGACCGAGGCAGTCACCGAGACGCCGACGGAGACACCGACGGAGACACCGACCGAGGCAGTCACCGAGACGCCGACGGAGACACCGACGGAGACACCGACGGAGACGGTGACTGAAACGCCGACGGAGACACCGACGGAGACACCGACCGAGACAGTCACCGAGACGCCGAACGAGACTCCAAACGCTGCCAGCCCGGTTATCGACTCGTGTCGGAACATCTCCGAGCCCGGCAGCTACGAACTCGCCGGTGACATCCAGGCCGATGGGACGGCGTCCTGTCTTGTGGTCACCGCCAGTGACGTGACCATCGACGGCAACGGATACTCGGTCGACGGGTCGGCCGGGTCGGCCGATTCGGCGACGGGCATCGCGGTGCCCTCGGAATCGAGAGCCGAGAACGTCACCGTCCGCAACGTCGAAGTCCGCGGCTGGGACATCGGCATCAGTACGCTCCCGGCGTTCGACGCCGGGGTGGGACTCACGGTCGAAGACACCGTCGTCGCCGACAACGGCCAGGGGCTTCGGTTCACCGAAGCGGACGAAACCAGCCTGTCGAATCTGACTATCGAGGCAAACGACGAGGGCGTGTTCGCGCTCGAAGGCGCGACAGAACTGCGGGACTCCGTGGTCCGAGACAACGCGGGCAACGGCGTCAGCGCCTCGCAGGCCAACGACCTGGTCATGACGAACGTCGAGGTGACCGACAACGGTGGCACGGGGGTCCTCGTCTCGAACGAGGGACAGACCGGCCGACTGGCGAACGTCGTCGTCTCGGACAACGCCGGTCCCGGTGTCGCCATCGGGAGCGACACGAGCACGACCATCGTCGACTCCCGTATCGAGAACAACGCCGTCGGCATCAACACCACGCCGGATTCGGGGCCCGCCGCGGACCTCACCATCGACGCCACGGTTGTGCAGGGCAACAACGGCCCAGAGATCGACGTGCCGGGCCAGTCAATCGACGCGACCGGCCTGCGGCTCGCCGAGACGACGACGGTCGGTATCGACGCCCAGGGTGTCACGCTGGACGCCGTCGAGCAGGGCGGGCTGCCGCCGGTCGACAACGGGACACTCGCCGGTCCCGGCCTGAACGCCTCGACCCTCGAGGGGTCCGTTCAGGCGACCATCGGCACCGACACAGCGGCTAACGCGACGCTGTGGCGCTACGACGGCAGCGCGTGGGCGCCGGTCGCGGGGTCGACTGCCACCGACGGCGGCGTCACGGCCCAGCTCACCGAAGCCGGGCTCTACGCGCCGGTGGTCCCAGAGGTCCAGACTCCGACCCCGACGGCAACGCCGAACGAAACTGAGACGCCGACACCAACGGAAACCGAGACGCCGACGGAAACTGAAACCGAGACGCCGACACCGACGGAGACCGAGACGCCGACATCGACGGAGACTGAGACGCCGACACCGACGGAGACCGAGACGCCGACCCCAACGGAGACCGAGACTGAAACACCAGAACCAACCCCGGAGCCGACGCCTGAACCAACTCCGGAGCCGACCCCAGAGCCGACGCCCGAGCCAACGCCTGAACCAACTCCGGAGCCGACCCCAGAGCCGACGCCCGAGCCAACGCCTGAACCAACTCCGGAGCCGACCCCAGAGCCAACCCCGGAACCAGAGCCGGAGCCGACCCCGGAGCCCGAACCGGACGACGAAACCACGCCTCTGGAGACGCTTTCACGACTCCTGCCGTAG